The following proteins come from a genomic window of Phnomibacter ginsenosidimutans:
- the rmuC gene encoding DNA recombination protein RmuC — protein MTNELLTTALLALMAGAAAAWLISKMLMKQKLTSVEQMLSQVTTQKEELEKNNVLLRMERDEYLASTNLAQGKLQLLEAEQQKYFDLQTAYAAAQNQTTMLQTQLAAANKALEDKQREMQEMGASMRIQFQNLANDILETNSRKFAETNDRRITEILQPLKNEMTEFKKKVEDTYDKESKERFSLSAEVKRLVDATQMIGQEANNLTTALKGNKKQQGNWGEMLLESILDHSGLTKGREYFTQEFIKDAAGNIIKDEHGKGLQPDVTLHYPDGRKVIVDSKVSLLAWDRYVSADDLAEQKQAMQEHIQSIYNHVNGLSRKNYPKYALALDYVIMFMPIEAAFLEAMKEDTQLWKYAYDKRILLVSPTNLLAVLKIIADLWRVEQQSQNAIAIAEKAGDLYDKFVGFTDTLQDVGKKIGDAQSAYDIAFKQLSTGKGNLVRRVEELKKMGASAKKQLGDAMLAEGE, from the coding sequence ATGACGAACGAACTGTTGACGACTGCCTTATTAGCCCTTATGGCAGGCGCTGCTGCCGCTTGGTTGATCAGCAAGATGCTGATGAAGCAAAAGCTTACCAGCGTTGAGCAGATGCTCTCGCAGGTAACAACCCAAAAAGAGGAGCTCGAAAAAAACAATGTTTTGCTACGGATGGAACGTGACGAATACCTGGCCAGTACTAACCTGGCTCAGGGTAAACTGCAATTGCTGGAAGCCGAACAGCAGAAGTATTTCGATTTACAAACAGCGTATGCTGCTGCACAAAATCAAACAACCATGCTGCAAACGCAGCTAGCTGCAGCCAACAAAGCGCTTGAAGACAAGCAACGGGAAATGCAGGAAATGGGTGCCAGCATGCGTATTCAGTTTCAAAATTTGGCCAACGACATTTTAGAAACCAACTCCAGGAAGTTTGCCGAAACAAACGACAGGCGCATCACAGAAATACTGCAGCCGCTGAAAAATGAAATGACTGAGTTTAAGAAGAAAGTGGAGGACACCTACGATAAAGAAAGCAAGGAGCGTTTTTCATTGTCTGCCGAAGTAAAACGTCTGGTGGATGCCACGCAAATGATAGGGCAAGAGGCAAACAACCTAACCACTGCCCTCAAAGGCAACAAGAAGCAACAAGGTAATTGGGGCGAAATGCTATTAGAGAGCATCCTCGATCATAGCGGACTTACCAAAGGGCGGGAATATTTTACGCAGGAGTTTATCAAAGATGCTGCAGGCAACATCATAAAGGATGAGCACGGCAAAGGGTTGCAGCCGGATGTTACCCTCCATTACCCGGATGGACGAAAGGTAATCGTAGATTCCAAGGTATCATTGCTTGCCTGGGATCGCTATGTGTCTGCGGATGACCTTGCTGAACAAAAGCAGGCCATGCAAGAGCATATTCAAAGCATCTATAACCATGTCAATGGGTTGAGCCGGAAAAACTACCCCAAGTACGCACTGGCACTCGACTACGTGATTATGTTTATGCCCATTGAAGCGGCATTCCTGGAGGCCATGAAAGAGGATACCCAGTTATGGAAATATGCTTATGACAAACGCATTCTGTTAGTAAGCCCCACCAACTTACTGGCGGTGCTCAAAATCATTGCCGACCTCTGGCGTGTAGAACAGCAAAGCCAAAACGCCATCGCCATTGCAGAAAAAGCCGGGGACCTCTACGACAAGTTTGTGGGCTTCACCGATACCCTGCAAGATGTGGGCAAGAAAATAGGCGATGCGCAATCGGCTTACGACATCGCTTTCAAACAACTCAGCACCGGCAAAGGCAATTTGGTTCGCCGTGTGGAGGAGCTGAAGAAAATGGGGGCTAGTGCAAAGAAACAATTGGGCGACGCAATGCTGGCTGAGGGGGAGTAA
- a CDS encoding helix-turn-helix transcriptional regulator: MNFSDYRLRVMDYLLSSGRKINSRKEFVSLLNDLVTAKGGDEIGEDMLSKYIKSLNELADVDNVTVKFTVSDGYHYTQKGYKVFEDFISDEDKQLFTIAASVFGLFAGSPLQEKFSQTVQKVLNENASGSLRKVTEQIVAFNAAQNDSGAIWIHPLLTAIIEGRTLLMTYKSMRDTEERKRVVSPYLLKQFHDRWYLVAYAHQSSSPHKTLVFSLSSIRNVETCDEPYFVDPDFSPTDYFKYSIGVWHWHEKAPELIQLEFNDFIAQIQANPLHHSQKATLTNDGKSLLIDLYVYTSPELEMLILSYGPAVKVLKPAWLAEKMISSAKAVLTLYGNKING; encoded by the coding sequence ATGAACTTCAGCGACTACCGTTTGCGTGTTATGGATTATCTCTTGTCCAGTGGCAGGAAGATCAATAGCCGAAAGGAATTCGTTTCGTTGCTCAATGATTTGGTGACTGCGAAGGGTGGAGATGAAATAGGTGAGGACATGTTGAGCAAATACATCAAGTCACTTAATGAATTGGCCGATGTTGATAATGTAACAGTTAAGTTCACCGTTTCAGATGGGTATCATTATACCCAAAAGGGGTACAAAGTATTCGAAGATTTTATTTCCGACGAAGACAAACAGCTCTTCACTATTGCGGCTAGTGTTTTTGGCCTTTTCGCAGGGTCGCCATTGCAGGAGAAATTTTCTCAGACTGTTCAAAAAGTGCTGAACGAAAATGCTTCTGGTAGCTTACGAAAGGTGACGGAACAAATTGTTGCTTTTAATGCTGCACAAAACGATAGTGGTGCAATTTGGATTCATCCTTTATTGACCGCTATTATTGAGGGCCGCACACTTTTGATGACCTATAAAAGCATGCGGGATACGGAAGAAAGGAAACGGGTTGTTTCACCATATTTGCTCAAACAGTTTCATGATCGCTGGTATCTAGTCGCATATGCTCACCAATCGAGTTCACCTCATAAAACACTTGTTTTTTCACTGAGTTCCATCCGAAATGTGGAGACTTGTGATGAACCGTATTTTGTGGATCCCGACTTCTCACCAACTGACTATTTCAAATACAGTATAGGTGTTTGGCACTGGCATGAAAAAGCCCCCGAGCTGATCCAATTGGAATTCAATGATTTTATAGCACAAATACAAGCCAATCCGCTCCATCATAGCCAAAAGGCCACTTTAACCAACGATGGCAAATCGCTACTAATCGACTTGTATGTTTATACGAGTCCAGAATTGGAAATGCTGATTCTCAGCTACGGGCCTGCAGTAAAGGTTTTAAAGCCTGCCTGGCTAGCTGAAAAAATGATATCATCGGCCAAGGCTGTCTTGACACTATATGGCAATAAAATAAACGGTTAG
- a CDS encoding DUF2779 domain-containing protein, which translates to MPIEKKLPMLSKSDYQLASGCAKKLVYKKEGYPTTNDTNEYMEMLAQGGYIVGKMATLYYEDGIEIEGTTKECVQQTLELLKQDHVTLFEAAIQSGQKIVRIDILIKRGQELQLIEVKSKSYASNDPKSIKQLDTYIEDVAYQYHVLSEQYPNHNISSFLFLPDKCLYTEIDGLAGWFSIEPNISEIEDENPDIITQQQTRFKKPVVRFKYEHHQVKEYYVAFLKRHRILTQLNITDQVKALQPVVEQKAARYLRILNQGIANEDFKISKDCKACEFNTPNESQNGYAECWGNIAYQDHHIFDLFFGGAVKNTQKEYYWNELINQEKTHLFDIDTAVLRGDKDELGKRAHRQLLQIQKTKENTEWKSEALHSFIDSLKYPLHFIDFETYTGSVPFHKNMRPYEIIAFQWSCHTIPYKGATPIHKEWIHTGSQFPDSNAFPNIEFARALMKHIGYTGTAFMWATHENTVLSAILNQIVNSDNKDPELEKWLTDITSDKASKRKGRLIDMNQLTIQYYFHPYMKGRTSIKKVLPAIWSHFPYLHQVPHFSKYSPDNWNTGIIDPYDNLKALNNVEDIDSDDVVAGGTDAMRAYQRIRFDSNLSQTQRASIRNQLLEYCKLDTMAMVIIAYHWGIR; encoded by the coding sequence ATGCCAATAGAAAAAAAGCTTCCAATGCTCTCGAAATCCGATTATCAACTTGCCTCTGGTTGTGCTAAGAAACTGGTATATAAAAAAGAGGGTTATCCAACGACTAATGACACGAATGAATACATGGAAATGCTTGCACAAGGGGGCTACATTGTCGGAAAGATGGCCACTTTATATTATGAAGATGGAATAGAGATTGAAGGAACTACAAAAGAATGCGTTCAGCAAACACTCGAACTATTGAAACAGGATCATGTAACACTTTTTGAAGCGGCTATTCAAAGCGGTCAAAAAATTGTCCGAATTGATATCCTCATTAAAAGGGGTCAGGAGTTGCAATTGATTGAAGTAAAGTCAAAGTCCTATGCTTCAAACGATCCCAAGTCGATCAAGCAGTTGGATACATACATTGAAGATGTCGCCTACCAATATCACGTACTGTCAGAACAGTATCCAAATCACAATATTTCCAGTTTTCTTTTCTTACCCGACAAATGTTTGTATACCGAAATTGATGGGTTAGCAGGATGGTTTTCAATTGAACCGAACATATCTGAAATAGAAGATGAAAACCCAGATATCATCACGCAACAGCAAACAAGATTTAAAAAACCTGTTGTACGTTTCAAATACGAGCATCACCAAGTTAAGGAGTACTATGTAGCATTTTTGAAACGTCATAGAATACTGACACAACTCAACATAACAGATCAAGTTAAAGCCTTGCAACCAGTTGTCGAACAAAAGGCTGCTAGATACTTGAGGATTCTGAACCAGGGAATAGCCAATGAGGACTTTAAGATTTCGAAGGATTGTAAAGCATGTGAGTTCAACACACCTAACGAATCTCAGAATGGATATGCTGAATGCTGGGGAAACATAGCTTATCAGGACCATCATATTTTCGACTTGTTTTTTGGCGGCGCTGTAAAAAATACACAGAAAGAATACTACTGGAATGAATTAATCAATCAGGAAAAAACACATCTGTTTGATATCGATACAGCTGTTTTGCGTGGAGACAAAGACGAATTGGGCAAAAGGGCTCATAGGCAGCTTTTACAAATACAAAAGACAAAAGAGAATACAGAATGGAAATCGGAAGCTTTACACTCCTTTATTGATTCACTGAAGTATCCATTACATTTTATTGATTTCGAAACGTATACTGGCTCAGTTCCCTTTCACAAGAACATGCGTCCTTATGAAATAATCGCATTTCAATGGAGTTGTCACACGATTCCATACAAAGGCGCAACTCCAATACACAAAGAATGGATACACACTGGTTCGCAATTTCCTGATTCAAATGCTTTTCCCAATATTGAATTTGCCAGAGCATTGATGAAACATATTGGATATACGGGCACAGCTTTTATGTGGGCAACACATGAAAACACTGTTTTGTCAGCAATACTTAACCAAATAGTTAACAGCGACAATAAGGATCCTGAATTAGAGAAATGGCTAACAGACATCACCAGTGATAAAGCCAGCAAACGCAAAGGCCGCCTGATTGATATGAATCAACTCACCATCCAATATTATTTCCACCCATACATGAAGGGTCGGACTTCAATTAAAAAAGTACTGCCGGCAATATGGAGCCATTTCCCATACCTGCATCAGGTTCCTCATTTTTCTAAATATTCACCTGACAACTGGAATACTGGGATTATAGATCCTTACGACAACTTGAAAGCGTTAAACAACGTAGAAGATATAGATAGCGATGATGTTGTGGCTGGAGGAACTGATGCCATGCGAGCCTATCAAAGAATCCGTTTTGACAGCAACCTTTCTCAAACCCAGAGAGCCTCCATCAGAAATCAACTTCTCGAATATTGTAAGCTAGACACCATGGCGATGGTAATAATTGCGTATCACTGGGGAATCAGATAA
- a CDS encoding AAA family ATPase has protein sequence MKTYIRGIGVQNFKTYSKYQFCKFSSISFLIGKNGVGKSSFLQAAQFIFKYLKNPTAFRYFPDDDFQMIKNEKVVNDEVFSDNFTHLTQFINDTSKPLIIDLLIDFGFENDKFVISQLKYRFVFIVMTLDDEQYLFLDELNLFDTETNDLLFTNNYKQHNESYNINLTKEGRVFLLTSFLKYINKEDLPKPTRGNLNVLLGKETINDNKNSLKTKFGHLEKQFLYEIDEIEFSSPKQRFMPEHGLEPGAILTEVNLFNDEITSYFSNCSHELKEVLNLTYQGIKDSFQLNSKKLQEIETIKISEISSRKRTLNKDEVYLKCFSNPNSIEDEFLINNLKRFHFKGVPEILLISKDDKKYKAVLTSDQATKINLIDEGSGYWTLTYLILILGNKVNKNKIILIEEPETFLHPNFQANLADLFIEATEKFGLQLIIETHSEYLVKRLQRRISQTHRKDKLKTNLIEEQEPIPYDIFPSDISINYIHDEKSSNDIINIQIDKDGDLDRPFPTDFMDVSINEDLLFFKLKNLN, from the coding sequence ATGAAGACATATATACGTGGAATTGGTGTTCAAAATTTTAAAACTTATTCCAAATATCAATTTTGTAAATTTTCCTCCATTTCATTCCTTATTGGGAAAAATGGTGTCGGAAAATCCTCTTTTCTACAAGCAGCTCAATTCATCTTTAAATATCTTAAAAACCCAACGGCATTTAGATACTTTCCTGACGATGATTTTCAGATGATTAAAAATGAAAAAGTTGTAAATGATGAGGTTTTCTCAGACAATTTTACTCATCTTACTCAATTCATAAACGATACGTCTAAACCTTTGATAATTGACCTATTGATAGATTTTGGATTTGAAAACGACAAGTTTGTAATTAGCCAATTAAAGTATCGGTTCGTCTTTATCGTTATGACACTAGACGATGAACAATATTTATTCCTTGATGAATTAAATCTATTTGATACTGAAACAAATGACCTTTTGTTTACAAACAATTACAAGCAACATAATGAAAGCTATAATATAAACCTTACAAAAGAAGGCAGAGTTTTTTTATTGACATCGTTCTTAAAATATATCAACAAAGAAGATTTGCCAAAGCCAACCAGAGGCAACTTAAATGTGCTATTGGGAAAAGAAACTATAAATGATAATAAGAACTCATTAAAGACAAAGTTTGGTCACCTTGAAAAGCAATTTCTATATGAAATTGATGAAATTGAATTTTCATCTCCAAAACAGAGGTTTATGCCTGAACATGGGTTGGAGCCAGGCGCTATTCTTACAGAGGTTAATCTTTTTAATGATGAAATCACAAGTTATTTCTCAAACTGCTCTCACGAATTAAAGGAAGTGCTAAATCTAACTTATCAAGGTATAAAAGACAGCTTCCAATTAAACTCAAAAAAGTTGCAAGAAATTGAAACAATTAAAATATCAGAAATCAGTAGTAGGAAAAGGACTTTAAACAAAGATGAAGTGTATTTAAAATGCTTTTCTAACCCTAATTCAATAGAAGACGAGTTCTTAATTAATAATCTCAAACGCTTTCATTTTAAAGGGGTCCCTGAGATATTGCTGATTTCTAAGGACGACAAAAAATATAAAGCTGTATTAACTTCTGACCAAGCAACGAAAATAAACTTGATTGATGAGGGAAGCGGTTATTGGACGCTAACCTACTTAATACTTATATTAGGAAACAAGGTGAACAAGAATAAAATTATACTTATTGAAGAACCAGAAACATTTCTTCATCCAAATTTTCAAGCGAATTTAGCAGACTTGTTTATTGAAGCAACAGAAAAATTTGGTTTACAACTTATCATAGAAACCCATAGTGAATACTTAGTCAAAAGGTTGCAAAGACGTATTTCACAAACACATAGAAAAGACAAGCTAAAAACTAATCTAATTGAAGAACAAGAACCCATTCCATATGATATATTTCCTTCTGACATTTCAATAAACTACATCCATGATGAGAAATCATCAAATGATATAATAAACATTCAGATTGATAAAGACGGCGATTTGGATAGACCTTTCCCTACTGACTTTATGGACGTTTCAATCAATGAAGATTTATTGTTCTTCAAACTAAAGAATTTAAACTGA
- a CDS encoding agmatine deiminase family protein: MIANAECNAVFLADLFSVQFPDIYRRLVFQFERYGIHHGLIPGCKDIWVTDFMPLQTKDDYFVHYKYNPDYLQAKKWQKTISNTKAICEAIELRATPLTIKLDGGNVVSCGNKAIVTTKIFKENEGWHEYALKQEIKAQLKVDQLIVIPQEPNDPIGHADSMVRFLDENTVLVNHYPNTAPYRDFGLALRWSLHNAGLHCRTFPYYAWKNKDAYDATGCYLNYLEVGPYIFMPLFGTFEDMEADISYQDVFGGRQIIGIVCPELAKKGGVLNCATWRVKLTDDDIFTRPKALLFK, encoded by the coding sequence ATGATTGCGAACGCAGAATGCAATGCCGTTTTTTTGGCCGATCTTTTTTCTGTGCAATTTCCGGATATCTACCGACGATTGGTGTTTCAATTCGAGAGGTATGGTATACATCACGGATTGATTCCTGGTTGCAAGGATATTTGGGTAACCGACTTTATGCCGTTGCAGACCAAGGACGATTATTTTGTGCATTACAAATACAATCCGGATTACCTGCAAGCAAAAAAGTGGCAAAAGACCATTTCGAATACCAAAGCGATTTGTGAAGCCATTGAATTGCGGGCTACGCCACTCACCATAAAACTGGATGGAGGGAATGTGGTTTCCTGCGGCAACAAAGCGATTGTAACCACCAAAATATTCAAGGAAAACGAAGGATGGCACGAATATGCTTTGAAGCAAGAAATCAAAGCACAGCTCAAAGTGGACCAACTCATCGTCATTCCACAAGAACCGAACGATCCTATTGGTCATGCCGATAGCATGGTGCGATTTCTCGACGAAAACACCGTGTTGGTCAACCATTATCCCAACACAGCACCGTACCGTGATTTTGGCCTTGCCTTGCGGTGGAGCCTGCACAACGCAGGCTTGCATTGCCGCACTTTTCCTTACTACGCCTGGAAAAACAAAGACGCTTATGATGCCACCGGCTGCTACCTCAACTATCTGGAAGTAGGGCCATACATCTTCATGCCCCTGTTTGGCACTTTCGAGGATATGGAAGCAGATATTTCTTATCAGGATGTCTTCGGCGGCCGACAAATTATTGGCATTGTTTGTCCGGAATTAGCCAAGAAGGGTGGGGTGCTCAACTGTGCTACCTGGAGAGTAAAGCTGACCGATGATGATATTTTTACAAGGCCGAAGGCATTGTTATTTAAATAA
- a CDS encoding metallophosphoesterase — MKYDVFGDIHGYAQELEILLQQLGYERKGGVYAHPLGRQAVFVGDYIDRGPMIRETLHLIKDMCDAGNALAVMGNHEFNAISFHTPHIEKGGFFRDHSLTEIEQHIDTLKQFKHVEQEWLYFLDWFKTLPLFLDLGYIRVVHACWDAKYIQWLKENYTGINTDILRLANDKSNRGEVFTVINETLKGKEYTLPAGHFFVDKGGVVRNESRIKWWTPKAAPIDFNHYLMDCPPELANESLPDDVEPFSYTDHVPVFFGHYWLKGKPSIENNVAICLDYSVAKHGYLVCCSVDVMDQQPVMKLSYQKAL; from the coding sequence ATGAAATACGACGTTTTCGGCGATATACACGGGTATGCGCAGGAGTTGGAAATACTGTTGCAGCAATTGGGATACGAAAGGAAAGGAGGGGTGTACGCACACCCGCTGGGAAGACAAGCTGTTTTTGTGGGAGATTACATTGACAGAGGTCCGATGATACGGGAGACATTGCATCTCATCAAAGACATGTGCGATGCGGGCAACGCTTTGGCGGTGATGGGCAACCATGAATTCAACGCCATTAGTTTTCATACGCCACACATCGAGAAAGGCGGATTTTTCCGGGATCATTCGCTTACGGAAATTGAGCAACACATCGATACGCTCAAACAGTTTAAACACGTAGAGCAGGAATGGCTTTATTTTCTTGATTGGTTCAAAACGCTGCCGTTGTTTCTCGATCTTGGCTACATACGAGTGGTGCATGCTTGTTGGGATGCAAAGTACATTCAATGGCTGAAGGAAAACTATACAGGTATCAATACCGATATCCTTCGATTGGCCAATGATAAAAGCAATCGGGGCGAAGTATTTACCGTCATCAACGAAACACTGAAGGGCAAGGAATACACGTTGCCTGCGGGGCATTTTTTCGTAGATAAAGGAGGAGTGGTGCGCAATGAAAGCAGAATAAAATGGTGGACGCCAAAAGCAGCTCCAATCGATTTCAATCACTATCTGATGGATTGTCCTCCTGAATTGGCGAATGAAAGCTTACCGGATGATGTCGAACCTTTTTCATACACAGATCATGTGCCTGTATTTTTCGGACACTATTGGCTGAAAGGAAAGCCGTCTATTGAAAACAATGTTGCTATTTGTCTTGATTACAGCGTGGCAAAACACGGATATCTCGTTTGCTGCAGTGTTGACGTCATGGACCAACAACCTGTCATGAAACTATCCTATCAGAAAGCGCTTTAA
- a CDS encoding site-specific integrase — protein MLDFMDIRFGYMLRNSSPNKQGQYPIILRITFRNERRDLFTGLYCSRKDWNVSAGKFDRKSKMASEGNRNLEMLHRKAANAFDQLRFNGDVFSLEELIDKIKGKEERPQLLIDYLREGAEKVKLRAGVDVTKATYEKYRRSVLHMEEFLMKEFKVRNYSINRLNTHFLEKYFRYLRTTRNLQHNTAVKHLSFVKTVLLPAIRAGVIKNDPFRELKLRLKPVYPGFLNQEEIDKLVALELRDRNMARKRDIFLFACYTGLAYVDLKGLKGEHIFQEKDGTYYIIKARQKTGEQSIIPLLPAAARILQSYSPTGDIRDFMWYVSSNQKMNEGIKILGVMAGIEKPLHMHLARHTFATTVTLSNGVPIESVSKMLGHATIKQTQHYAKVVASKIKDDMSKIMGLYR, from the coding sequence ATGTTGGATTTCATGGACATTCGATTTGGCTACATGCTGAGGAACAGCTCGCCAAACAAACAGGGACAATATCCCATCATTTTAAGAATCACTTTTCGCAATGAGCGAAGGGATCTTTTTACAGGATTGTATTGCAGCCGCAAAGACTGGAACGTATCCGCGGGAAAATTTGACCGCAAATCAAAAATGGCTTCCGAAGGCAACCGCAATCTGGAAATGCTGCACCGGAAAGCCGCCAATGCATTTGATCAGCTGCGGTTCAATGGCGACGTGTTTAGCCTGGAAGAATTGATTGATAAAATCAAGGGCAAAGAAGAACGTCCGCAATTACTTATTGACTATTTGCGGGAAGGAGCCGAAAAAGTAAAGCTTCGTGCAGGGGTGGACGTTACCAAAGCCACGTATGAAAAATACAGGCGCAGTGTGTTGCACATGGAAGAATTTCTGATGAAAGAATTCAAAGTGCGGAACTATAGCATCAACCGCTTGAACACGCATTTTCTCGAAAAGTATTTTCGATACCTGCGCACCACCCGCAATCTGCAACACAATACGGCAGTCAAACATTTGTCGTTTGTAAAAACTGTACTGCTGCCCGCTATAAGAGCTGGTGTGATAAAAAATGATCCCTTTCGGGAATTGAAACTCCGCTTGAAACCGGTGTATCCCGGCTTTCTCAATCAGGAAGAAATTGATAAGCTGGTGGCATTAGAATTACGAGACAGAAACATGGCCCGTAAGCGGGATATCTTTTTGTTTGCCTGTTATACTGGTCTTGCCTATGTAGACTTAAAGGGTTTGAAAGGTGAGCATATTTTTCAGGAAAAGGATGGCACGTATTACATCATCAAAGCAAGGCAAAAAACAGGTGAACAAAGTATTATTCCCTTGCTGCCTGCTGCAGCCCGCATTCTCCAATCTTACAGCCCTACAGGCGATATCAGAGATTTCATGTGGTATGTTTCCTCCAACCAAAAAATGAATGAGGGCATCAAAATACTCGGCGTAATGGCAGGGATTGAAAAGCCGTTGCACATGCACCTTGCCCGGCACACATTTGCTACAACCGTTACGTTGAGCAATGGTGTTCCTATTGAGTCGGTGAGTAAAATGCTGGGGCATGCTACCATTAAACAAACGCAGCATTACGCCAAAGTAGTAGCCTCGAAAATCAAAGATGATATGTCGAAGATTATGGGGTTGTACCGGTAG
- a CDS encoding SLC13 family permease — protein sequence MRFVLSKNGWLQLGSLALFIFLWAANPFQLQPLAQKAVACAGLMVALWVTEALPMAVVSLLPIVLFPLLGICSTADAAAPYANPAIFLFMGGFMIGLAIEKWDLHRRIALNVVRFTGTSGNHIILGFILATGFLSMWLSNTATTMMMYPIAMSVVQVLERNRENDAAIRNMGICLLLSIAYASNFGGIATIIGTPPNVSYTAFLKKTYGYTFQFADWMIIGVPISIILMFTLYWVMTRVLYRNQIKSNAAARQVIQHELQQLGRMSVPEKRVLVIFCLTAFLWIFKDLINAKLHTSFDDNLIAVMGAILLFAMPSGDTKGIGRQLLEWTDTHKMAWGILLLFGGGISLANQLDEVGIIDSLGKWMAASAGSNLFVLVLVITLVSIFVSEILSNVAQVIVFAPVLAGMADAMQLDPLLLATPMVLAASCASMLPMGTPPNAIVFASGRLRLSDMIKTGLVMNLIAVILITLFCYYLLPYAVAHIR from the coding sequence ATGCGATTCGTTTTGTCAAAAAATGGCTGGCTCCAGTTGGGTAGTCTGGCCCTGTTTATTTTCCTGTGGGCTGCCAATCCATTTCAGCTGCAGCCGCTGGCACAAAAGGCCGTAGCCTGCGCCGGGCTCATGGTAGCACTGTGGGTTACCGAAGCATTGCCCATGGCCGTTGTGTCCTTATTGCCCATTGTGTTGTTTCCGCTGTTGGGTATTTGCAGCACCGCCGATGCTGCAGCCCCCTACGCCAACCCTGCCATTTTTTTATTCATGGGTGGGTTTATGATTGGCCTCGCCATCGAAAAATGGGACCTGCATCGTCGCATTGCACTCAATGTAGTGCGGTTTACAGGCACCAGTGGCAACCATATTATTCTCGGTTTTATTTTGGCCACCGGTTTTTTAAGCATGTGGCTCAGCAATACCGCCACTACCATGATGATGTACCCCATAGCCATGAGTGTAGTGCAGGTACTCGAACGCAATCGTGAAAATGACGCAGCCATTCGCAACATGGGCATTTGCCTGCTCTTAAGCATTGCCTACGCCAGCAACTTTGGCGGCATTGCCACCATTATTGGTACGCCGCCCAATGTATCGTACACTGCATTTCTGAAAAAAACCTATGGCTACACTTTTCAGTTTGCCGATTGGATGATTATTGGCGTACCCATTTCCATCATCCTCATGTTTACCCTGTATTGGGTGATGACCCGTGTGCTGTACCGCAACCAAATTAAAAGCAATGCCGCTGCACGGCAAGTAATACAACACGAACTTCAACAATTGGGCCGCATGAGTGTACCCGAAAAAAGAGTGCTCGTTATTTTTTGCCTCACCGCATTTCTCTGGATTTTCAAAGACCTCATTAATGCCAAACTGCATACCAGTTTCGATGACAACCTGATAGCCGTAATGGGTGCCATACTGCTGTTTGCCATGCCCAGTGGCGATACCAAAGGCATTGGCCGACAGCTACTCGAGTGGACCGACACCCACAAAATGGCATGGGGCATTTTGCTGCTGTTTGGCGGCGGCATTTCGCTGGCCAACCAGCTCGATGAAGTAGGCATTATTGACAGCCTGGGTAAATGGATGGCTGCCAGTGCCGGCAGTAACCTGTTTGTATTGGTGCTGGTGATAACGTTGGTGTCCATTTTCGTTTCCGAAATACTGAGCAACGTAGCACAGGTCATTGTATTTGCACCCGTGCTAGCCGGTATGGCCGATGCCATGCAGCTCGATCCATTGCTATTGGCCACGCCCATGGTGCTGGCCGCCAGTTGCGCCAGCATGCTGCCCATGGGTACTCCGCCCAATGCCATTGTGTTTGCCAGCGGCCGCCTCCGCTTGTCCGACATGATTAAAACGGGCCTGGTGATGAACCTCATAGCCGTTATCCTCATTACCCTGTTTTGTTATTACCTGCTGCCCTATGCCGTAGCACACATCCGTTAG